The following is a genomic window from Calliphora vicina chromosome 5, idCalVici1.1, whole genome shotgun sequence.
cgatctagtcctaatggattgcaaagccattgcttcagagagttcagaactgttcaccgtatattcagaatttatttcagatcggagatatataattttccatatagtgaaatttcacattttttttaaaaggggcacatggaaatttggaaaaaatggttaaattttggaattgtgctcgatctagtcctaatgggttggaaagccattacttcagagagttcagaactgtatagtctatattcagaatttatttcagatcggagatatataattttccatatagtgaaatttcacattttgttaaaaggggcacattgaaattttgaaaaaatggttaaattttgaaattgtgctcgatcttgccctaatggaatggaaagccatcacttcagagagttcaggactgtttagtttatattcagaatttatttcagatcggagtaatttgacttttcaaatagtgaaatttcacattttgttaaaaggggcacattgaaatttttaaaaaatggttaaattttgaaattgtgctcgatcttgccctaatggaatggaaagccatcacttcagagagttcagaactgtttagtttatattcagaatttatttcagatcggagtaatttgacttttcaaatagtgaaatttcacattttgttaaaaggggcacattgaaattttgaaaaaatggttaaattttgaaattgtgctcgatcttgccctaatggagtggaaaaccatcacttcagagagttcagaactgtttagtttatattcagaatttatttcagatcggagtaatttgacttttcaaatagtgaaatttcacattttttttaaaaggggcacattgaaatttggaaaaaatggttgaattttggaattgtgctcgatctagtcctaatgggttggaaagccatcacttcagagagttcagaactgtttagtttatattcagaatttatttcagatcggagtaatttgacttttcaaatagtgaaatttcacattttgttacaaggggcacattgaaatttggaaaaaatggttgaattttggaattgtgctcgatctagtcctaatggattggCAAGctattacttcagagagttcagaactgtttagtttatattcagaatttatttcagatcggagtaatttgacttttcaaatagtgaaatttcacattttgttaaaaggggcacattgaaattttgaaaaaatggttaaattttgaaattgtgctcgatcttgccctaatggaatggaaagccatcacttcagagagttcagaactgtttagtttatattcagaatttatttcagatcggagtaatttgacttttcaaatagtgaatttcacattttgttaaaaggggcacattgaaattttgaaaaaatggttaaattttgaaattgtgctcgatctagtcctaatggattggaaagccattacttcagtggaaaattatatatctccgatctgaaataaattctgaatatacggttcacagttctgaactctctgaagcaatggctttccaacccattagaactagatcgagcacaattccaaaatttaaccattttttccaaatttccatgtgccccttttaaaaaatgtgaaatttcactatttggaaaattatatatctctgatctgaaataaattctgaattcacaattccaaaatttaaccatttttcccaaatttccatgtgccccttttaaaaaaatgtgaaatttcactatatggaaaattatatatctccgatctgaaataaattctgaatatacggtgaacagttctgaactctctgaagtaatggctttccaatccattaggactagatcgagcacaatttcaaaatttaaccattttttcaaaatttcaatgtgccccttttaacaaaatgtgaaattcactatttgaaaagtcaaattgctccgatctgaaataaattctgaatataaactaaacagttctgaactctctgaagtgatggctttccactccattagggcaagatcgagcacaatttcaaaatttaacaattttttcaaaatttcaatgtgccccttttaacaaaatgtgaaatttcactatataaaaagtcaaattactcttatctgaaatatattctgaatataaggtgaacagttctggactctctgaagtaatggctttgcaacccattaggactagatcgagcacaatttcaaaatttaaccattttttccaaatttccatgtgccccttttaaaaaaatgtgaaatttcactatatggaaaattatatatctccgatctgaaataaattctgaatatacggttgacagttctgaactctctgaagcaatggctttccaactcattaggactagatcgagcacaattccaaaatttaaccattttttccaaatttccatgggcgccttttaaaaaaaattttaaatttcactatatggaaaattatatatctccgatctgaaataaattctgaatatatggtgaacagttctgaactctctgaagcaatggctttccaatccattaggactatatcgagcacaatttcaaaatttaaccattttttcaaaatttcaatgtgccccttttaacaaaatgtgaaatttcactatttgaaaagtaaaattactccgatctgaaataaattctgaatatacggtgaacagttctgaactctctgaagtaatggctttccaacccattaggactagatcgagcacaattccaaaattcaaccattttttccaaatttcaatgtgccccttttaaaaaatgtgaaatttcactatttggaaaattatatatttccgatctgaaataaattctgaatatagactatacagttctgaactctctgaagtgatggctttccactccattagggcaagatcgagcacaatttcaaaatttaaccattttttcaaaatttcaatgtgccccttttaacaaaatgtgaaatttcactatataaaaagtcaaattactctgatctgaaatatattctgaatataaggtgaacagttctggactctctgaagtaatggctttgcAACCCATAGGACTAGAtagagcacaatttcaaaatttaaccattttttcaaaatttcaatgtgccccttttaacaaaatgtgaaattttactatatggaaaattatatatctccgatctgaaataaattctgaatatacggttgacagttctgaactctctgaagcaatggctttccaactcattaggactagatcgagcacaattccaaaatttaaccattttttcaaaatttcaatgtgccccttttaacaaaatgtgaaacttcactatttgaaaagtcaaattactccgatctgaaataaattctgaatataagctatacagttctgaactctctgaagcaatggctttccaacccattaggactagatcgagcacaattccaaaatttaaccattttttccaaattttcatgtgccccttttaaaaaaatgtgaaatttcactatatggaaaattatatatctccgatctgaaataaattctgaatatacggttgaCAGTTCTGAACTATCTgacgcaatggctttccaactcattaggactagatcgagcacaattccaaaatttaaccattttttccaaatttccatgggcgccttttaaaaaaaattttaaatttcactatatggaaaattatatatctccgatctgaaataaattctgaatatacggtgaacagttctgaactctctgaagcaatggctttctaatccattaggactatatcgagcacaatttcaaaatttaaccattttttcaaaatttcaatgtgccccttttaacaaaatgtgaaatttcactatttgaaaagtaaaattactccgatctgaaataaattctgaatataaactaaacagttctgaactctctgaagtaatggctttccaacccattaggactagatcgagcacaatttcaaaattcaaccattttttccaaatttcaatgtgccccttgtaACAAAATGTgcaatttcactatttgaaaagtcatattactccgatctgaaataaattctgaatataaactaaacagttctgaactctctgaagtgatggctttccaacccattagggaaagatcgagcacaatttcaaaatttaaccattttttcaaaatttcaatgtgccccttttaacaaaatgtgaaacttcactatttgaaaagacaaattactccgatctgaaataaattctgaatataagctatacagttctgaactctctgaagcaatggctttccaacccattaggactagatcgagcacaattccaaaatttaaccattttttccaaatttccatgtgcccctcttaaaaaaatgtgaaatttcactatatggaaaattatatatctccgatctgaaataaattctgaatatacggtgaacagttctgaactctctgaagcaatggctttctaacccattaggactagatcgagcacaatttcaaaatttaaccattttttccaaatttcaatgtgccccttttaacaaaatgtgaaatttcactatttgaaaagtcaaattactccgatctgaaataaattctgaatataaactaaacagttctgaactctctgaagtaatggctttccaacccattaggactagatcgagcacaattccaaaattcaaccattttttccaaatttcaatgtgccccttttaacaaaatgtgaaatttcactatttgaaaagtcaaattactccgatctgaaataaattctgaatatagactatacagttctgaactctctgaagcaatggctttccaactcattaggactagatcgagcacaattccaaaatttaaccattttttccaaatttccatgtgccccttttaaaaaaaatgtgaaatttcactatatggaaaattatatatctccgatctgaaataaattctgaatatacggtgaacagttctgaactctctgaagcaatggctttccaatccattaggactagatcgagcacaatttcaaaatttaaccattttttcaaaatttcaatgtgccccttttaacaaaatgtgaaattcactatttgaaaagtcaaattactccgatctgaaataaattctgaatataagctatacagttctgaactctctgaagtgatggctttccactccattagggcaagatcgagcacaatttcaaaatttaacaattttttcaaaatttcaatgtgccccttttaacaaaatgtgaaatttcactatataaaaagtcaaattactcttatctgaaatatattctgaatataaggtgaacagttctggactctctgaagtaatggctttgcaacccattaggactagatcgagcacaatttcaaaatttaacgattttttcaaaatttcaatgtgccccttgtaacaaaatgtgaaatttcactatttgaaaagtcaaattactccgatctgaaataaattctgaatataaactaaacagttctgaactctctgaagtgatggctttccaacccattagggcaagatcgagcacaatttcaaaattgaaccattttttcaaaatttcaatgtgccccttttaacaaaatgtgaaacttcactatttgaaaagacaaattactccgatctgaaataaattctgaatataagctatacagttctgaactctctgaagcaatggctttcacacccattaggactagatcgagcacaatttcaaaatttaaccattttttccaaatttccatgtgccccttttaaaaaaatgtgaaatttctctatatggaaaattatatatctccgatctgaaataaattctgaatatacggtgaacagttctgaactctctgaagcaatggctttccaatccattaggactatatcgagcacaatttcaaaatttaaccattttttcaaaatttcaatgtgccccttttaacaaaatgtgaaatttcactatttgaaaagtcaaattactccgatctgaaataaattctgaatataaactaaacagttctgaactctctgaagtgatggctttccaactcattagggcaagatcgagcacaatttcaaaatttaaccattttttcaaaatttcaatgtgccccttttaacaaaatgtgaaacttcactatttgaaaagtcaaattactccgatctgaaataaattctgaatataagctatacagttctgaactctctgaagcaatggctttccaacccattaggactagatcgagcacaattccaaaatttaaccattttttccaaattttcatgtgccccttttaaaaaaatgtgaaatttcactatatggaaaattatatatctccgatctgaaataaattctgaatatacggttgacagttctgaactctctgacgcaatggctttccaactcattaggactagatcgagcacaattccaaaatttaaccattttttccaaatttccatgggcgccttttaaaaaaaattttaaatttcactatatggaaaattatatatctccgatctgaaataaattctgaatatacggtgaacagttctgaactctctgaagcaatggctttccaacccattaggactagatcgagcacaatttcaaaatttaaccattttttccaaatttccatgtgccccttttaaaaaaatgtgaaatttcactatatggaaaattatatatctccgatctgaaataaattctgaatatacggtgaacagttctgaactctctgaagcaatggctttccaacccattaggactagatcgagcacaatttcaaaatttaaccattttttccaaatttcaatgtgccccttttaacaaaatgtgaaatttcactatttgaaaagtcaaattactccgatctgaattctgaatataaactaaacagttctgaactctctgaaataatggctttccaacccattaggactagatcgagcacaattccaaaattcaaccattttttccaaatttcaatgtgccccttttaacaaaatgtgaaatttcactatttgaaaagtcaaattactccgatctgaaataaattctgaatatagactatacagttctgaactctctgaagcaatggctttccaacccattaggactagatcgagcacaattccaaaatttaaccattttttccaaatttccatgtgccccttttaaaaaaatgtgaaatttcactatatggaaaattatatatctccgatctgaaataaattctgaatataaactgtaCATTTCTGAAATCAAGCCTTTCCACCCTATTATGACTAGTTTTACcacaatttagaattttttaattttttttcatgtccATGTGTCTCTCATGTATCTGGTATAAAAATACGCTAAAAGCAAAGAAATCAACGAtagttcataaataaatatttgatttttttttatctaatttttaaaaaattgttattatatatttaaactgaatgatcggtaaaaccattttattttgattttatatcataaaatgttaaatgagcTGATATTAATGCAGCTCTGTTAACCTAACAGTCTTTGAGTACGAAGTATGTTAGTTTACACATTAACATaggtaatgttaaaaaacggaGCTAACTGACGGAGCtaacttcacacacatccatttatggtggtggagggtataaaaatggaaatataaaatgcttcctttcttttgttcaaaatattaaaattttattttatatttagcgCTCCTTCACTGTAAAGTAAATATTCAGACTTACTTTCCAATCGTTATAAGCAGCCACTTTTATCACCATTAGATAATCACCTTGAGGCAAAGGTAGCAGTTTGAacatttcatttttcaaaactaaacGCCTGACTATGATGTCATGCtggaatagaaaaaaaacaatataacaccaaaaaattaaatttgaaaaactgatgaacttttactttatttttttgttatcaaattaaaatttctcttAAATAAGCCTCTGCTCATTTTCAAAACCTTAAGAAATCTCTACTCACATCATAAGGACATGTATGATTGATATTTGAGTCTTTGGCCAACAAATCAACAAATATATTTGCAAATGGATATCTTTTGCCATTCTTCATGAgatcacaaaaattcaaagtcaTATTATATAAAAAGGGACGATAACCATTGGCTTTCTTCAACAGTTCTCCATTGatctaaattaaacaaaatataaaagataAATCTTTTATAATCTAATGAAATCTCTAAGCTTACCGATACATTAGTCACCGGATCCTGATGCAATTTGACGTAAACTTCTAATGCCACTACACCACGTTGCATTACCTTCAATTTGCAGATTGGTATTGTTGCAAACGATTTGTCCAATTCTaaacatttcaaatttgaaaacttaaaataaccATGAGCCATAAATACTAGATTGATTAAAATTATGCTTGATTTTAATAGACTCATGGTATTTGTACAATAGAATGCTAATAttagaataaatataaacaaaatgttaaataaaattttattttctatagcaatttcaattatgtttataattacAAGAGTTAATGTgatcaaattttgacatttaacgAGCATATTTAGATAAAAGcccaattaaataatatttatagctTTGTAAGTGAAATACATAAAACCAATAAGAAATTATGTTGGTCAAGCTTGAccttataataccctacactgagtatatgctcgaaaatatttctcttttaaatattcaaatattgtttttcgTAAGTGATTTTCGATAGAGGTTGTCTATAGTAATCAGACATTTATGACAAAtaagtcctatttcgggaggacttggtgaaataatggaccgatttcagacaatttaaataggcttcatccctattgaaactggaacGATGACCAgaggaaatatcttcaaaagtgTGAACTGTACTTTATGCTAAAGTTGTGTTTGGACAGCCGCACTGTGgctcattatcgtttttcagcggccaaaactctgtaacttttgaaccgatagagatattttagaattttttttgatggacaGATATCTTCAtcaattttttgatttcagttttaatttcattaaaatcgattcagcagttgttgagcaatttaaggttaaagttggacttttaattttttatagcatttagtatgaaaatgcggatttttttattttttgcatcagctttataataaagttgtaagcagataaaaacaagtaaggaagtatgttcggccaagctcgaccatataataccctacactataatttatattcgtaaatgattttcggaagcgggccttgtatgggagctatgactaattatgaactaaatatgcttcgtccttgggtcgaaaaaaatttatgtgccaaattttatcgcaatatcttcaaaactgcgacttgtactttgcgccagtcatatgaacaggtaaaataaaaatataaaaaaaattgggagtaatttcattcaaatgaaaaaagtgttcaacaaacaggtcaataAGTATACATAGGcctaaagaggacactttggccttGCTCCTGGCAgtacaatttgtttaaccccttttgaccctaagcacttttattccactgaaattaaaatttgactaaaatatagtgcctgagaaaaaaattaataacacaacaggtataaacggtacagtgaCAAATCATACCAGATCTTAAATACTACTATTccaccaacataacaaaaaaaaatcatccaattattgataatagtttgcgagtaatgataatttacttctgatcaaatttacaaaaatcacatttttataaaatgacatcaaatatttgactttaacagcatgccacgcacacatttaacaatatttttatctaatttttttggctaccttagtttcaaatttttgaaattggagttaacaaaaagttggacttttggccgatgaaattgagatatgagccaccgtgaGCCGACCATCTGACAGGCGAACAGAAAGTGATTTTGGCGccatcggtatactttaaggtggatgctagactaatatttttgggcgttataaatatcaacacaaacgcataataccactatggtggtgtagggtataaaaagtttgATAGTTTTGCATAAATTGGCTGTAATTGATGTGGACGTAATATGCTTTCAGCCGTGAAACAATTCAATTACTCTCTCATTATGCTGTTCACAATTGAATCCCTGTGATTTAAGACCATTCAATTTCTTTTTATGAAATTCAAACGAAATTCAACCAGTGTTCAAAATGATCAGTGATAATAAATTGATTCatgcaaagtttaaatacattacaattaagTTCAACACCATTAAATGGCACATTTGATCATATTAACTCTTGTAATGATAAGCATGATTaaaattgctatagaaaataaaatttcatttaacattttgtttatatttattctaaTATTAGCATTCTATTAATCAATCTAGTATTTTTGGCTCATggttattttaagttttcaaatgTGAAATGCTTAGAATTAGACAAATCGTTTGCAACAATACCAATATGTAAATTGAAGTTGAATAATTGTGACGGTAAGCTTTGAGATTTCATTAGATTACAAaggatttttcttttatatattcttttttgtttaatttaggtAAAGGTACAACTATTGAAGAAACCCAATGGTTATCGTCCCTTTTTGTACAATATCACTTCGGATTTTTGTGGATTAgtgtaaagtatttttgagatttttttcagatttttcggaagaggtttagaggtcgctcaagtcgagtttttgcaaaaaatcgggtttgtcggccttttttgagttttcttcataaccttgtcaagacccacgattttctttacttttgaggacacagtttaaaagaaaaatgtcgatgctttatttttgtgtgcaaacatttttagtttttgtaatgaattgacTTATTAtggtgccctacattacaatttttcgtcatacacccaatataacaatttattttctgtttaaatttaatttcacccCGTTTATGAAGAAATTCTCTCATACTCATTTCTGTTAATTTAAAGATTCAGCTTCCTTATTAACTTTTTGTTATCCTTTTCTTAGTTTAACCTTTTTAttgcaattataatttttcacaaattattACCTCTTCACTTGACACTCTTTTTCTTTACAATAAACTCTTCAAATGATATCCACAGACCAAAGTACTAAACTAGATGGCAAAAACGTACGATGGACACACAGTTTATTCATTAAGGAGATggcaattaagaaaatttatcaaaatgttttttgcGAAATCTAAAAATCACCAGCAACAGCATTTTAACACAAATCCCCCAGCagctaaacaaaaataataacaaaaaatatgttcaatTAGGAAAGATTGAAAAAATGAAGAATATTCTTAATctcaactaaaacaaaaaacaattttaacactTCTAGACATCAAATTGGCAAAAACTGAAACaatagatgaacaaaaaaattggaaaatgctaTAAGGAATAGCGGAAGctgtaaataaatagaaatacttaaaataagaatctgaagaaaaaaaatccttGTTCAAACAAGGCGCCAAGAAATTACTTAAGCCAACGATTAAATTGAAAGAAGCaacaaaa
Proteins encoded in this region:
- the LOC135961461 gene encoding uncharacterized protein LOC135961461; its protein translation is MARGRLKLCDVEVWMTPPVTSQKELLRQHDVVFLDRYFMSGTVGKAFYCTNTMSLLKSSIILINLVFMAHGYFKFSNLKCLELDKSFATIPICKLKVMQRGVVALEVYVKLHQDPVTNVSINGELLKKANGYRPFLYNMTLNFCDLMKNGKRYPFANIFVDLLAKDSNINHTCPYDHDIIVRRLVLKNEMFKLLPLPQGDYLMVIKVAAYNDWKRIFIPDT